The following proteins are encoded in a genomic region of Nitrospirota bacterium:
- a CDS encoding SGNH/GDSL hydrolase family protein: protein MSEKKSKSKYLLYSAINFFVPLILLLLVLELSARIVYFQQKSEYKLGVFYGIEKIRNKITDLSISKVNDIKSKEDIKMKKVVEDMGFTDIIKKRGFKYVKYNLVLRLYSEEGTDLLKEYEKQYEDSFKALVNEAHKIHSKLIVLYPPMYSKYTDDLNIKDFEKFSKNRREVNRKFYNELTRKYNVDYLDLTEEITKYPDNWVTLLPEDIHLSRFGNQVVEKEIAAYIDKFYDTYRSDVTFQNRPEILGYYRPNLNETYEIIPDMPFHFRTNKQGLRIDYDLTSPKKQQRILILGDSYTYGPHLASRDAYPNLLDRRYKDKEIINAGVGGFSITGEASLLLEKAKYMEPDIIILQVLDNDLEGFFFIVKDEFNELQNLTLSPLERDYMKKVRDSLTEGVRGQLY from the coding sequence ATGAGTGAAAAAAAATCGAAATCGAAATATTTGTTATACAGTGCAATCAACTTTTTCGTACCGCTTATTTTACTACTCCTTGTATTGGAGCTGTCTGCACGCATTGTCTACTTCCAGCAGAAAAGTGAATATAAGCTGGGAGTATTCTACGGTATTGAGAAAATCAGGAATAAGATAACCGATCTTTCAATATCAAAAGTCAATGATATAAAGTCCAAAGAAGATATTAAAATGAAAAAAGTAGTTGAAGATATGGGTTTTACAGACATTATTAAGAAAAGAGGATTTAAATACGTAAAATACAATTTGGTGCTCAGGTTATATTCAGAAGAAGGAACAGATTTATTAAAAGAATATGAAAAGCAATACGAAGACAGTTTTAAAGCCTTAGTTAATGAAGCGCATAAAATACATTCTAAGCTGATAGTGCTCTATCCCCCTATGTATAGTAAATACACTGATGACTTAAATATTAAAGATTTTGAAAAGTTCAGCAAGAATCGCAGAGAAGTTAACCGTAAATTTTATAATGAATTAACCCGGAAATATAATGTTGATTACTTAGACTTAACCGAAGAAATTACGAAATATCCAGATAACTGGGTGACCCTGCTGCCGGAAGATATTCATTTGTCAAGGTTTGGAAATCAGGTTGTTGAAAAAGAAATCGCTGCGTATATTGATAAATTTTACGACACTTATCGAAGCGATGTAACTTTTCAGAACCGGCCCGAGATACTCGGGTATTATAGACCCAATCTGAATGAAACTTATGAAATCATACCGGATATGCCATTTCATTTTAGAACAAATAAACAAGGTCTTAGAATTGATTACGATCTCACCTCTCCCAAAAAACAGCAAAGGATATTAATCCTGGGAGATTCTTATACCTATGGTCCTCATTTAGCAAGCCGCGATGCATATCCGAACCTGTTAGACAGAAGATATAAGGATAAGGAAATTATAAATGCCGGAGTTGGCGGATTTTCAATTACAGGCGAGGCCTCATTATTATTGGAAAAAGCAAAGTATATGGAACCGGATATTATAATCTTGCAAGTGCTTGATAATGATTTAGAAGGTTTCTTTTTTATTGTAAAGGACGAATTCAATGAATTACAAAACTTAACGTTGTCTCCTTTAGAAAGAGACTATATGAAAAAAGTAAGGGATTCATTGACCGAGGGCGTTAGAGGTCAGCTTTATTAA